A window of the Enterobacteriaceae bacterium 4M9 genome harbors these coding sequences:
- the mtnP gene encoding S-methyl-5'-thioadenosine phosphorylase: MNQTPRIGIICGSGMDTLSIVENARRIEITTAFGTPSGSVTLADIAGVPVAIVNRHGVGHRLLPSEINVRANVAALKQLGVEQVISFSAVGSLQEQAPPGTFVLVDQYIDRTYKRANTFYGSGVVAHVPFGEPVCTDNRETLGKALAHLDIPHLASGTYVVMEGPQFSTRAESLFHRQIGGTVIGMTAMPEPKLCREAELCYTMVAMVTDFDCWHSTHEAVNAAMVSARMADNLKKAQALLAHVVPQLAGREAGCRDGCQHALDGAIMTRFELITPDVAERVTPLLNRVLARGNG; the protein is encoded by the coding sequence ATGAACCAGACACCTCGTATTGGCATTATCTGCGGCAGCGGCATGGACACGCTTTCTATTGTGGAAAACGCCCGGCGTATTGAGATAACCACCGCCTTTGGCACGCCCTCCGGCAGCGTGACGCTCGCTGACATTGCCGGGGTGCCGGTGGCTATCGTCAACCGCCACGGCGTGGGCCACCGCCTGCTGCCCTCTGAAATCAACGTGCGCGCTAACGTGGCGGCGCTCAAACAGCTTGGCGTGGAACAGGTGATTTCTTTTAGCGCCGTGGGCAGCTTACAGGAGCAGGCACCGCCAGGCACATTTGTGCTGGTGGATCAGTACATTGACCGCACGTACAAACGCGCTAACACTTTCTACGGCTCCGGCGTGGTGGCGCATGTGCCGTTTGGTGAGCCGGTGTGCACGGATAACCGCGAGACGCTGGGCAAGGCATTAGCGCATCTCGACATCCCGCATCTGGCAAGCGGCACTTACGTGGTGATGGAAGGGCCGCAGTTTTCCACCCGCGCCGAGTCGCTGTTCCACCGCCAGATTGGCGGCACGGTGATTGGCATGACCGCGATGCCGGAGCCGAAGCTGTGCCGGGAAGCGGAGCTTTGCTACACCATGGTGGCGATGGTGACGGACTTTGACTGCTGGCATTCCACGCATGAAGCCGTGAACGCGGCGATGGTGAGCGCGCGCATGGCCGATAACCTGAAAAAAGCGCAAGCGCTGCTGGCCCACGTTGTACCGCAGCTTGCCGGGCGTGAAGCGGGCTGCCGTGACGGCTGCCAGCACGCGCTCGACGGCGCGATTATGACCCGCTTTGAACTCATCACCCCTGATGTTGCCGAGCGCGTGACGCCGCTGCTCAACCGCGTACTGGCGCGCGGCAACGGATAA
- a CDS encoding fatty acid desaturase: MVMLNSHWILPLMFALVALSLCIRLLLRLYYRDGERILPKLRLAAGDKRISYYKRFDTALAPLPFIYCWCEIIAAVLLFRWSGYGVLSGLLLAVVAAGRMRALQELGHNALHLALCRSREWQWFLSNVFFQFPTLKRDMDSRFNTHVRDHHPNADVPGKDPNLKRVIAAGMTPGISNAQFVMALLYPVSPKGIFNNIKGNVRDMVHENASWKIALLRVLVTAAVVALFVWTGGVPALVLGWLVPVLALYPLFAWWSLLTKHRWHTPYTPLNRDRLAHDYEHGRATDFSGLLGALQRYLIFPMSDAYHLAHHVYPFVRYHYLPAVDRALKIHEPRYTQYISQGMFLGSAGQPAALSELRNRLVSTPRTAVTE; encoded by the coding sequence GTGGTTATGCTGAACTCACACTGGATTTTGCCGCTGATGTTCGCGCTGGTTGCGCTGAGCCTGTGCATCCGTCTGCTGCTGCGCCTGTATTACCGCGACGGCGAGCGCATTCTGCCCAAGCTGCGCCTGGCCGCAGGTGACAAGCGTATCAGCTACTACAAACGTTTTGACACCGCCCTTGCGCCGTTGCCGTTTATCTATTGCTGGTGCGAGATTATCGCCGCTGTGCTGTTGTTTCGCTGGAGCGGTTACGGCGTGCTGTCGGGCCTGCTGCTGGCGGTGGTGGCCGCCGGGCGTATGCGCGCCTTGCAGGAGTTGGGTCACAACGCGCTGCACCTGGCGCTGTGCCGCTCGCGCGAGTGGCAGTGGTTTTTATCGAATGTCTTTTTTCAGTTCCCGACCCTGAAAAGGGACATGGACTCGCGCTTTAACACCCACGTGCGCGATCACCACCCCAACGCCGACGTTCCCGGCAAAGATCCCAATCTTAAGCGCGTGATCGCAGCCGGGATGACGCCAGGCATCAGCAACGCGCAGTTTGTGATGGCGCTGCTGTACCCGGTGAGTCCGAAGGGCATTTTCAACAACATCAAAGGCAATGTGCGCGACATGGTGCACGAAAACGCCTCATGGAAAATCGCGCTGCTGCGCGTGCTGGTCACGGCTGCTGTGGTTGCGCTGTTTGTCTGGACCGGTGGCGTTCCCGCGCTGGTGCTGGGCTGGCTGGTGCCGGTGCTGGCGCTCTACCCGCTGTTTGCGTGGTGGTCGCTGCTGACCAAGCACCGTTGGCACACGCCGTATACGCCGCTTAACCGCGACCGGCTGGCCCATGACTACGAGCACGGACGTGCGACCGATTTCTCTGGTCTGCTCGGCGCGCTACAGCGTTATCTGATTTTCCCGATGTCGGATGCGTATCACCTGGCACACCATGTCTATCCGTTTGTGCGCTACCACTATCTGCCTGCGGTTGACCGGGCGCTCAAAATCCATGAGCCGCGCTACACGCAGTACATTTCACAGGGCATGTTCCTCGGCTCTGCCGGGCAGCCCGCCGCGCTTTCAGAACTGCGTAACAGGCTGGTGAGCACACCGCGCACCGCTGTCACCGAATAA
- a CDS encoding cytochrome c: MKRRYHKSLCGLLLATGIAVSPVQAADPQPDPALLAKGAYLARAADCNACHRGAAPGSPDYSGGIAIATPMGNIIATNITPSTRSGIGNYTEADFKRAVTQGIRPNGERLYPAMPYSAYQGINDADIHALYVWFMHGVAPSDAQPPQTHLTFPWSLRALLRLWNPFNARLPPVSNSVNTPQLQRGYYLTEVLGHCSACHSPRNAMMGESMSQRYSGGTQGGWRAPNITADPVSGIGAWKDVELMQYLKTGNLPGKASAAGGMAEAIDNSLRYLTDDDLRAIVAYLRQIPGVRDSADATQAWSHPPEPQVRAADKAGERLYQNACAACHRSQGEGAYHAVFPSLTANSTTGSHTPDNLIMVILDGVQRDGKFAPATMPGFRDALNDEQIAQLTNYVAHRFGNPAIQVSASDVATQRDGGTTPWLIRLLPWLSVPAAALVIWLLIRLARRRKGV, encoded by the coding sequence ATGAAAAGACGCTACCACAAAAGCCTGTGCGGGCTGCTGCTGGCCACGGGCATCGCCGTAAGCCCGGTTCAGGCCGCTGACCCACAGCCCGACCCGGCGCTGTTGGCCAAAGGTGCTTACCTCGCCCGCGCGGCAGACTGCAACGCCTGCCACCGCGGCGCGGCGCCGGGCAGCCCTGACTACAGCGGCGGCATCGCCATTGCCACGCCGATGGGCAACATCATTGCCACCAACATCACGCCCTCAACGCGATCTGGTATCGGTAACTACACTGAAGCCGACTTCAAACGCGCCGTCACCCAGGGCATTCGCCCGAACGGCGAGCGCCTTTACCCTGCCATGCCTTACAGCGCTTACCAGGGCATAAACGATGCCGACATCCATGCGCTTTACGTCTGGTTTATGCACGGCGTGGCGCCGTCGGACGCTCAACCACCGCAAACCCACCTCACTTTTCCGTGGTCCCTGCGCGCACTCCTGCGCCTGTGGAACCCGTTCAATGCCAGGCTCCCACCCGTTTCTAACAGCGTGAACACGCCACAGCTACAGCGTGGCTATTACCTGACCGAGGTGCTGGGACACTGCTCTGCCTGCCATAGCCCGCGCAACGCGATGATGGGAGAAAGCATGAGCCAGCGCTATTCTGGCGGCACGCAGGGCGGCTGGCGCGCGCCAAACATCACCGCCGACCCGGTGAGCGGTATCGGTGCCTGGAAAGACGTGGAGCTGATGCAGTATCTCAAAACCGGCAACCTGCCCGGCAAAGCCAGTGCGGCAGGCGGCATGGCAGAGGCGATAGACAACAGCCTGCGCTACCTCACTGATGATGACCTGAGGGCGATAGTGGCCTACCTGCGCCAGATACCCGGCGTGCGCGATAGCGCTGACGCAACGCAGGCCTGGTCACACCCGCCAGAGCCTCAGGTGCGTGCTGCGGATAAAGCGGGTGAACGCTTATACCAGAACGCCTGCGCCGCCTGTCACCGAAGCCAGGGAGAAGGCGCTTATCACGCGGTCTTCCCGTCGCTCACCGCCAACAGCACCACCGGTAGCCACACGCCGGATAATCTCATCATGGTCATTCTCGACGGCGTACAGCGCGACGGTAAATTCGCCCCGGCCACCATGCCCGGCTTTCGCGACGCCCTTAACGATGAGCAAATCGCCCAACTCACCAATTATGTCGCTCACCGCTTTGGTAACCCCGCCATTCAGGTCAGCGCCAGCGATGTTGCGACCCAACGCGATGGCGGCACAACACCGTGGCTCATCAGGCTGCTGCCGTGGCTTTCTGTCCCTGCCGCCGCACTGGTTATTTGGCTGCTTATACGGCTGGCGCGTCGGCGCAAAGGAGTATGA
- a CDS encoding Gfo/Idh/MocA family oxidoreductase, whose translation MKIAFIGFGAQARENLIPACSTLFGVEIAAICDSDPVKCMEAAALFNFDQSRIFNDHREMMDNCKPDAVIVACYPTEHYRIACDAIERGIPVFVEKPVASTSQQVIHLAELAERKGVVTGTGMNFRFAEVTERIKQIAGDNVQMISLRQMANKPVGTLWDYDSVLRSFLHAQTIHGLDLLIHLCGPVKRLSVANNSHGEKIMFSALMEFAGGAHGTLITSNMSPHFTFDLDVLAQDKLHIKSTSLNTISVAEVDKTYIQGENKRWCDIWAASPLSSGYSRAGYAGELLDFISAIQSGDRDSQTAISTLIETYRCMDAIEKQCCQLLAVNY comes from the coding sequence ATGAAAATCGCGTTTATTGGTTTTGGTGCTCAGGCTCGAGAAAATCTTATTCCGGCATGCAGTACGCTATTCGGCGTTGAAATTGCAGCTATCTGCGACAGCGACCCGGTAAAGTGTATGGAAGCGGCGGCGTTATTTAATTTCGATCAGTCGCGCATCTTTAATGACCACCGGGAAATGATGGACAACTGCAAGCCTGATGCCGTCATTGTGGCCTGCTATCCGACAGAACACTACCGTATTGCCTGCGATGCCATTGAGCGCGGCATTCCGGTATTTGTGGAAAAACCGGTCGCCTCCACCTCGCAACAGGTTATCCACCTTGCAGAGCTGGCCGAGCGCAAGGGGGTGGTGACAGGCACCGGCATGAACTTCCGTTTTGCCGAAGTGACCGAGCGCATTAAGCAAATTGCAGGCGACAATGTGCAAATGATTAGCCTGCGCCAGATGGCGAATAAGCCGGTGGGTACGCTCTGGGATTACGACAGCGTGCTGCGCTCATTCCTGCATGCACAAACCATTCACGGCCTGGATCTGCTGATTCATCTGTGCGGGCCTGTGAAGCGCCTGTCTGTTGCCAACAACAGCCACGGCGAGAAGATTATGTTCAGTGCCTTAATGGAATTTGCCGGTGGTGCGCACGGCACGCTGATAACCAGCAATATGTCGCCGCATTTTACGTTTGATCTCGACGTGCTGGCGCAGGACAAATTGCATATTAAAAGTACCAGCTTAAATACCATTAGCGTGGCGGAGGTTGATAAAACCTATATTCAGGGTGAGAACAAACGCTGGTGCGATATATGGGCGGCAAGTCCGCTGTCATCCGGCTATTCTCGTGCCGGGTATGCCGGCGAGTTACTCGATTTTATTAGCGCTATTCAGTCAGGCGACCGGGATTCACAAACTGCTATATCAACGTTAATTGAAACCTATCGCTGTATGGATGCCATTGAAAAACAATGTTGCCAACTATTAGCCGTTAATTATTAA
- a CDS encoding NUDIX hydrolase, with protein MPDTEGRVIRFNADISYRYPVTTQRDRNNAQRLQQFMDDTVDPFDRTTLKGHVTATAFIVDRQREYALMLHHRKLNMWLPPGGHCDGNADVMNTAIRETQEETGIKQVTVVGSDIFDIDIHLIPANSREPEHYHYDVRFLMEVDRNTLTEINNDEALKLEWVKIDRLDDYTQLPSVLVLRDKVELL; from the coding sequence ATGCCAGACACAGAAGGTAGGGTGATCAGGTTCAACGCCGATATCAGTTATCGCTATCCTGTCACCACGCAAAGAGATCGTAATAACGCTCAACGTCTGCAGCAGTTCATGGATGACACCGTCGACCCTTTCGACCGGACGACGTTAAAAGGCCACGTGACCGCCACTGCTTTTATCGTCGACAGACAGCGGGAATATGCGCTTATGCTCCATCACAGAAAGCTCAATATGTGGCTACCGCCCGGCGGTCACTGCGATGGCAATGCCGATGTAATGAATACGGCAATAAGAGAAACGCAGGAAGAAACCGGAATTAAACAGGTCACCGTTGTTGGTTCTGACATTTTTGATATTGATATTCATCTTATTCCCGCAAATAGCCGGGAGCCTGAGCATTATCATTATGACGTGCGCTTTCTGATGGAGGTCGACAGAAACACCTTAACGGAAATAAATAACGACGAAGCGCTAAAGCTGGAGTGGGTCAAAATTGACCGCCTTGATGATTATACGCAGCTCCCGTCCGTACTGGTGTTGAGAGATAAAGTGGAGTTGCTATGA
- a CDS encoding MarR family transcriptional regulator — MSIKPHRPRPLGIHLDVTNRLWQSVMEDSIKFTWMNRPHWLVLSTIEELGNGCNLTQINAFLNLEISTCSRAIVWLEKNNLITRVEDQNDKRARVLHITDEGAAMLQQLDEAAQTVRAEMLKDVTPEQLAVFEQVLDAIKTRAAHMLSSPDASDILHSESNTDGPYEKTLPQKPVRAAAGHGHRRKPGSGR; from the coding sequence ATGAGTATAAAACCACATCGCCCACGCCCGCTGGGCATCCATCTGGATGTGACCAACCGTTTGTGGCAAAGCGTAATGGAAGACTCCATCAAGTTTACCTGGATGAACCGCCCACACTGGCTGGTGCTCAGTACAATCGAGGAGCTTGGCAATGGCTGCAACCTGACCCAAATCAACGCCTTTCTGAACCTGGAAATCTCAACCTGCTCCAGGGCCATCGTCTGGCTCGAAAAAAACAATCTCATTACCCGCGTTGAAGACCAGAACGACAAGCGCGCCAGAGTGCTGCACATCACAGACGAAGGTGCCGCCATGCTGCAACAGCTTGATGAAGCAGCACAAACCGTACGCGCAGAGATGCTAAAAGACGTGACGCCAGAACAGCTGGCCGTGTTTGAACAGGTGCTGGATGCCATTAAAACACGCGCGGCGCACATGCTGTCATCTCCTGACGCCTCTGACATTTTGCACAGCGAAAGCAATACGGATGGGCCTTATGAAAAGACGCTACCACAAAAGCCTGTGCGGGCTGCTGCTGGCCACGGGCATCGCCGTAAGCCCGGTTCAGGCCGCTGA
- a CDS encoding DegT/DnrJ/EryC1/StrS family aminotransferase, translating into MANKAYQNLHINFDQSDYNAVLASFNTTSFSGKSPIIGEYESVIANYFGSSNALACCNGTVAIELALRGLDIKPGSRVALPPTAPIMTILPIITAGCVPVFCDVSALSFSPDLAHLQALHREQPIAALIVVPMWGYPLEMRAVAETCRALNIRLIEDCAHAFGTQSDGQYLGTFGDVSCFSTHERKMVSTGEGGFCLTSDENVYERMLSWQQHGLKPSSRASQYLLGEDIGTNYKLPPLCAALGINQFARLDQKLAERRERVAKVRKALSAIPTIREFPRHQNAEVNGYAMVYYHLNGSSVTQGERMLTQGVMSDTTRYRYKPLYREPAFTQYARACPNAEHIIDTIFTVPCHEGLDDSDIDYIVSVVNDNFQS; encoded by the coding sequence ATGGCTAATAAAGCCTATCAGAACCTGCACATTAATTTTGACCAGAGCGATTATAATGCCGTGCTCGCGTCATTTAATACCACCAGCTTTTCCGGTAAATCACCCATTATTGGCGAGTATGAATCCGTCATCGCCAATTATTTTGGAAGCTCAAACGCGCTGGCCTGTTGTAATGGCACGGTAGCCATTGAACTTGCCCTGCGCGGCCTGGATATTAAGCCCGGTTCACGCGTAGCGCTACCGCCAACGGCACCGATTATGACCATTCTGCCCATTATCACCGCAGGCTGCGTGCCGGTGTTTTGCGATGTGTCCGCGCTGTCGTTCTCACCTGACCTGGCGCACCTGCAAGCGCTCCACCGCGAGCAGCCGATTGCAGCACTCATCGTGGTGCCAATGTGGGGTTATCCGCTGGAAATGCGGGCGGTGGCAGAAACCTGTCGTGCGCTGAATATTCGCCTGATTGAAGACTGCGCCCACGCGTTTGGCACCCAATCAGACGGCCAGTATCTCGGCACGTTCGGTGACGTTTCCTGCTTTTCGACCCACGAGCGCAAAATGGTCAGCACCGGCGAAGGCGGCTTTTGCCTTACCAGCGATGAAAACGTCTACGAGCGGATGTTGAGCTGGCAGCAGCACGGCTTAAAACCGTCGAGTCGCGCCAGTCAGTACCTGCTGGGTGAGGATATCGGCACCAACTACAAGCTGCCGCCGCTGTGCGCCGCGCTGGGTATTAACCAGTTCGCTCGGCTGGACCAGAAGCTGGCCGAGCGGCGCGAGCGCGTGGCGAAAGTGCGTAAGGCGCTGTCAGCCATCCCGACCATTCGCGAGTTCCCGCGCCACCAGAATGCCGAGGTGAACGGCTACGCCATGGTGTATTACCACCTCAACGGCTCCAGCGTGACGCAGGGCGAGCGCATGCTGACGCAGGGCGTTATGTCCGACACCACGCGCTATCGCTACAAACCGCTGTACCGCGAACCGGCGTTCACCCAATACGCCCGCGCGTGTCCCAATGCGGAGCACATCATCGACACGATTTTCACCGTTCCGTGCCACGAAGGGCTGGACGACAGTGATATCGACTACATCGTGAGTGTCGTTAACGACAACTTTCAAAGCTGA
- a CDS encoding aminotransferase, with protein MISPITDNFWPVGEGEEAYLLEALAKGIGGDSDIVRRYEQRLKTHFGARHAIAASSGYGALVVAMSACGLRPGDKVLLTPTCPLCTVYALTFMRLEPVFCDIRPDDFTLDLKMAERLIDSKTRAIIDIPMWGYPVAAQEVAEFARDRGLYYLLDIALAHRATLNGALLWTYADIATFSTHHSKNLVTGEGGALLTNNARLAERAREFTRCEYRADKPPVLNFALGGLQAALGLARLGRLEDDVRHRLATMQAISQRLTNPYLEPLPLVAGGEPAGTRLLVRARTGSNAALLAHQARAGIASDIALYNCKALYQYPVMREWATACPNAERMLGSITTVPVHPGIRDDEAQTIVDVLNNFQPENAEEFQP; from the coding sequence ATGATTTCCCCCATTACCGATAATTTCTGGCCGGTGGGCGAGGGCGAAGAAGCGTACCTGCTGGAGGCGCTGGCAAAGGGCATTGGCGGCGACAGCGATATCGTGCGCCGCTATGAGCAGCGGCTGAAAACCCACTTCGGCGCGCGCCATGCCATAGCCGCCTCGTCGGGCTACGGGGCGCTGGTGGTGGCGATGTCGGCCTGTGGCCTGCGCCCTGGTGACAAGGTGCTGCTCACGCCTACCTGCCCACTGTGCACGGTGTACGCCCTGACCTTTATGCGCCTGGAACCGGTGTTTTGCGATATTCGCCCGGACGATTTCACGCTGGATCTGAAAATGGCCGAGCGGCTTATCGACAGCAAAACCCGCGCCATTATCGACATCCCGATGTGGGGCTACCCGGTGGCGGCGCAGGAGGTGGCGGAATTTGCCCGCGACCGTGGACTGTATTACCTGCTTGATATTGCGCTGGCGCACCGGGCGACGCTCAACGGCGCGCTGCTGTGGACGTATGCAGACATCGCGACCTTCTCCACGCACCACAGCAAGAACCTGGTGACCGGCGAGGGCGGGGCGCTGCTGACCAATAACGCCCGTCTGGCTGAGCGCGCGCGCGAATTCACGCGCTGCGAATACCGGGCCGATAAACCGCCGGTGCTTAATTTTGCTCTCGGCGGGTTGCAGGCGGCCCTTGGGCTGGCGCGCCTGGGTCGGCTTGAGGATGACGTGCGCCATCGGCTTGCCACCATGCAGGCCATCAGCCAGCGTCTGACCAACCCTTATCTTGAGCCGCTGCCGCTGGTGGCAGGCGGTGAACCTGCCGGTACCCGGCTTCTGGTGCGCGCACGCACTGGCAGCAACGCGGCACTGCTGGCGCACCAGGCGCGTGCCGGTATTGCGTCAGATATCGCGCTCTATAACTGCAAAGCGCTGTACCAGTACCCGGTAATGCGCGAGTGGGCAACGGCCTGCCCTAACGCTGAACGCATGCTCGGCTCCATCACGACGGTGCCGGTTCATCCGGGGATCCGTGATGACGAGGCGCAGACCATTGTCGACGTGCTCAACAACTTTCAGCCTGAAAACGCAGAGGAGTTTCAGCCATGA
- a CDS encoding glycosyltransferase, producing the protein MTEVTSHVELDLSLVEKVIYINLKIRPERNAEIQNLLQRLNIAKSKIIRFDAVMTQPGYIGCAKSHEAVLKIARDNQWENILVLEDDIDFNHDDENIARVNGFLSMLKSTTWDVAMLAANYYKVMPFAGNHHFLRVKYAHTACAYMVNRNYYQTLINNINEAMRKLEAGGRQVSCALDSHWLPLMLKDKWFGVYPSFGYQKIGYSDIQCCVVNYTKAFSKPLSDISVGIYEPSSEV; encoded by the coding sequence ATGACAGAAGTCACGAGCCATGTTGAGTTGGATCTGTCCCTGGTAGAAAAAGTTATCTATATAAATCTTAAAATACGTCCTGAGCGGAATGCGGAAATTCAGAATTTATTACAGCGCCTCAATATAGCGAAAAGTAAAATCATTCGTTTTGATGCTGTGATGACGCAGCCTGGTTATATTGGTTGTGCGAAGTCACATGAAGCGGTTCTGAAAATTGCCAGGGACAATCAATGGGAGAACATCCTTGTTCTTGAGGATGATATTGACTTTAATCATGATGACGAAAATATTGCACGGGTTAATGGCTTTTTATCTATGTTAAAATCAACAACATGGGATGTTGCCATGCTGGCCGCCAATTACTATAAAGTTATGCCCTTTGCAGGTAACCATCATTTTCTTCGGGTAAAGTATGCCCACACCGCTTGTGCTTATATGGTTAATCGCAACTATTACCAGACATTGATAAATAACATAAACGAAGCTATGAGGAAGCTGGAGGCAGGAGGCAGGCAAGTCAGTTGCGCACTGGATTCACACTGGCTGCCGTTGATGTTAAAAGATAAATGGTTTGGTGTTTACCCCAGCTTTGGTTATCAGAAAATAGGATATAGCGATATTCAATGCTGTGTTGTTAATTATACAAAAGCTTTTTCAAAGCCTTTGTCGGATATTAGCGTTGGAATTTACGAGCCATCATCAGAGGTATGA
- a CDS encoding FAD-binding monooxygenase: MTTCTSGFSRAIVIGASVAGCLTARVLARHFDEVLLLDQDTFSTDPAPRKTVPQEHHVHLLLNRGSAIIEALYPGFKNALLNAGAQEIDLCHGVKCYAGKAWKQRWPTGITAHYCSRTLLEFVLRQQTMGVENVKIIDGVRVKGLLHDAGRVSGVQVTVDGDARELEATLVVDACGRSSRTSAWLKQFGYGDVLREEVANQLGYVSRIYRRNPARNPGWQVLLVTPDLPQRRNMGVISPIEGDRFMVTAGGWFGASPLPNEDDFMRFLAELPVPDIYNEVSQLEPVGGFHPFKMPCSLRRRYDLMPNWPQGLLVVGDALCSINPIYSQGMSVSALQVEALARVLPAFLRGDIWAQQVLSAQIDATDISWQQAKANDESLRPQASRVGLKARLHARWLGVVNAAAFHNRDVAMATLNIANLVADKRTLYSLPVARASLLSAIARVLR; the protein is encoded by the coding sequence ATGACGACCTGTACCAGCGGCTTTTCAAGGGCCATCGTCATTGGCGCCAGCGTGGCGGGCTGCCTGACTGCCCGCGTGCTGGCACGCCACTTTGATGAGGTGCTGCTGTTAGACCAGGACACCTTCAGCACGGACCCCGCGCCACGTAAAACGGTGCCGCAGGAGCACCACGTCCACCTGCTGCTCAACCGCGGCAGCGCCATTATCGAGGCGCTCTACCCTGGCTTTAAAAACGCGCTGCTCAACGCGGGCGCTCAGGAAATCGACCTGTGTCACGGTGTGAAGTGCTATGCGGGAAAGGCCTGGAAGCAGCGCTGGCCGACCGGCATCACCGCCCACTACTGTTCGCGCACGCTGCTGGAGTTTGTGCTGCGCCAGCAGACAATGGGCGTGGAGAACGTGAAAATCATTGACGGTGTGCGGGTTAAAGGCCTGCTGCATGACGCCGGGCGCGTCAGCGGTGTGCAGGTGACCGTTGACGGCGACGCGCGTGAGCTTGAGGCCACGCTGGTGGTGGATGCCTGCGGGCGCAGCTCACGCACCTCGGCCTGGCTTAAGCAGTTTGGTTACGGTGACGTGCTGCGTGAAGAGGTGGCCAACCAGCTGGGCTACGTCTCGCGCATCTACCGTCGCAATCCGGCGCGCAACCCTGGCTGGCAGGTGCTACTGGTGACGCCCGATTTGCCGCAGCGGCGCAACATGGGCGTTATCAGCCCGATTGAAGGTGACCGCTTTATGGTGACCGCAGGCGGCTGGTTTGGCGCCTCGCCGCTGCCCAACGAAGACGACTTTATGCGCTTTCTGGCCGAGCTACCGGTGCCGGATATTTATAACGAGGTCAGCCAGCTGGAGCCTGTAGGCGGTTTTCACCCGTTCAAAATGCCGTGCAGTCTGCGCAGGCGCTACGACCTGATGCCCAACTGGCCGCAGGGGCTGTTGGTGGTGGGGGATGCACTGTGCAGCATCAACCCGATTTACAGCCAGGGCATGAGCGTGTCGGCGTTGCAGGTGGAGGCGCTTGCCCGCGTGCTGCCTGCTTTCCTGCGCGGTGATATCTGGGCGCAGCAGGTGCTGAGTGCGCAAATCGACGCCACCGACATTTCCTGGCAGCAGGCAAAGGCTAACGACGAAAGCTTGCGCCCGCAGGCGTCACGCGTGGGGCTTAAAGCGCGCCTGCACGCACGCTGGCTTGGCGTGGTGAACGCGGCGGCCTTCCACAACCGCGACGTGGCGATGGCCACGCTTAACATTGCGAACCTTGTCGCCGACAAGCGCACCCTTTACAGCCTGCCAGTGGCGCGGGCGTCCCTCTTAAGCGCTATTGCCCGAGTTTTACGATGA
- a CDS encoding HAD family hydrolase produces MNNRPRIKHVIFDWNGTLVDDLALAVKGLNAVRQLQTLPPVDARLYREHFGFPIRGFYQALGIDCETVDFDALIAAYLHIFNREIGQCSLHPGALNILRDLRRDGVTISVLSASQHQTLESNLDSAGIRHLVDHVFGLTNTQANGKQEVALQLNTLLGFPGERALMIGDTDHDIDVARACGWQMASVSHGHQTHERLSALHPHVFHDLQAVYRAWFCR; encoded by the coding sequence ATGAATAACCGACCGCGTATTAAACATGTGATTTTCGACTGGAACGGCACGCTGGTGGATGACCTGGCGCTGGCGGTGAAAGGACTGAACGCCGTGCGCCAGTTGCAAACCCTGCCGCCTGTAGATGCCCGGCTGTACCGTGAACACTTCGGTTTTCCGATACGCGGCTTTTACCAGGCGCTGGGGATCGACTGTGAAACGGTGGACTTTGACGCGCTGATTGCCGCGTACCTGCATATTTTCAACCGTGAAATCGGCCAGTGTTCGTTGCACCCTGGTGCCCTCAACATTCTGCGTGACCTGCGCCGCGACGGTGTGACTATCTCGGTGCTCTCGGCAAGCCAGCACCAGACGCTGGAAAGCAACCTCGACAGCGCTGGCATTCGCCATCTGGTGGACCACGTATTCGGCCTGACTAACACCCAGGCCAACGGCAAGCAAGAGGTGGCGCTACAGCTCAACACGCTGCTGGGCTTTCCCGGTGAGCGCGCGCTGATGATTGGTGATACCGACCACGACATTGACGTGGCGCGCGCCTGCGGCTGGCAGATGGCGTCGGTGTCGCACGGTCACCAGACTCACGAGCGCTTAAGCGCGCTGCATCCCCATGTGTTCCACGACTTGCAGGCGGTGTATCGCGCCTGGTTTTGCCGCTAA